The segment CGGAAACGAAATTGAATGTGTCCTGCTAAGGGAAGGGAAAAGAATCACTGCATGCGTTTCCACACAGGTTGGCTGTGCAATGGCCTGCCGCTTTTGCGCAAGTGGCAAATCAGGGCTGGAAAGAAACCTTACGACGGGAGAAATTGTCGAGCAGGCACTCCATATTAAAGAACATATCCACCCCGAAGAACGTCTCACCCATATCGTTTTTATGGGCATAGGCGAACCGCTTGCAAACTATGATAACGTCATCAAGGCCATCAGGATTATGAATGCCAATTGGGGGCTAGGAATCGGGGCACGGCATATCACCATCTCTACGGTAGGTATTATCAGCGGCATCTCACGGTTAGCACAGGAAGGAATTCAGATAAATCTTGCAATATCACTTCATGCACCTGATGATATCATACGGTCAAAGATCATCCCGTCGAATAAAAAAGCCAGTATCTCTAATATCCTAAAAGCAGCACGTGAATATTTTTCCCTAACCAGAAGAGATATCAGTTTTGAATATATCCTGATTGACAAAATCAACGCATCCTTACACGATGCTGAATCCCTCGCAAGATTGCTGAAAGGTCTACGGTGCAATATTAATCTTCTCCCTCTGAATCCTATAGAAGGGTGCAGTTTCCGTCCCCCTTCACGTGAAACAATTGAGATATTTCGTAAAACATTGGAAAAACATGGGCTTGTCGTCACGGTACGAAAGAAAAAAGGAGGCAGTATTCATGCGGCCTGCGGACAACTCCGCTTACAGAATATAAATTTTTATGGAAAACATAAGAAGTTTTTTGTTAAATAGACTTCGTTTTTCTGTAATTATTAGTGACGTCAAGGACGAGGCGGTTACCAGAATAATCATTTTTACCATTAAGGAGAATTCCCATAGCAAGCCGTATAAAGGTTGTATTCATCGATACCATAAAAGAAACGGTTATAAAGGCTATTCAGCAAGCTGGTGCCCTGAAGGATTGCAGGTATGGCGACATCAGAATTGGCATCCATGAGAGAAAATACGCATATGCTGAGGACGGTAAAACCAAAGGTGCCGGGGAAGATAGCTCTATTTCTTTTGGTATCCGGATGCTTGCCGGCGAGGTAAGTGCGTGGGGATATTATGGCCAGGAGCTGGGCGAAGCTGAAGCCACCTCCCAGAATATTTACCGGAACATTACTGACGGTATAAAGAAAGCGCATGCAAGGGCCATTGCCAATGCAAACAAAAAGGCTGAATTCCAGTTATTTGCCCCCTCGTTAACCGGGGTAAGGCTTGCAGGTATAGATATTTGCACTGACACAATTCAGGCTGCTTTTGAAGAAAACCCAGGAATGGTATTACGAAAAGACATCGCAGCCCTCTGTACAAAAATATCGAAAGACATGCATGGTGTTTCTCGTGATATACAATATAGCTATACCGGTGTGCATACCGGTATACAGCGTGAGTTTTTCTGCAGCACGGAAGGCACCTGCATTGATCAATCATATGCACTTACCCAGGGAAGTGTGGCTGTGGTAGCCCAAAAGAACGGAGGTGTTCCCGAAACGTATCATGATTACCTTGGAGGTCTCAGCGGATGGGAAGTTTTAAAAGGTAAAAACGTATACAAACAATCCCTCGGGGAATTTGCCATACAGAGAACGCATGAAACCCTTGAACTTGCAGGCGCTGAGTTTTTGTCTGCCACAAACGAACCTGTTGTTGTAGTAACAAACCCGCAGTTTAATGCGCTTCTGGTACACGAAATCATAGGACATCCGACAGAAGCCGACAGGGCATTAAAATTAGAAACCGCATATGCAGGACGTTCCTGGCTTTTCAGGAATCTCCAGGATAATGAACTGGGAAAACAGATTGCATCCCCCCTCGTTTCAGCATATTCAGACCCGACAATAGACGGATATGGACATTACGCATATGATGCAGAAGGTACACCGGCAAAACGGGTAAATCTTATCGAAAACGGCATACTGAAAGGTTTTATGAATGGCCGGGAGCATGCTGCAATTCTCAATCAGCCTTCTAACGGCTCTATGAGAGCAACAGAACCTTATTATGCCCCTCTTACACGGATGACCAACACTGTTTTTGCCAATGGAAATACATCCCCATCAGAGATGATTGCTGAAGTGAAAGACGGATATTACATTGTCAACCACCGAATTCCGTCTATCAGCGAATCCAGAGAGAATTTCAGCATCTCCGCTCAAAAGGTATACAGGATAGAAAACGGACAAATTACAACCCTCTACCGCCAGGGTGGCATCACAGCCGATTCAAAGGATTTTTTAATGAATATCGATGCTGTAGGAAATGATTTTGAAATCTTTCCCATACCCAATTGCGGGAAAGGTCAACCTATGCAAATTATGCGCGTTGGAAATGGCGGTCCGACACTGCGTTCCAAAGCAAGATTAACAGGACAGCAAAAATTATGATAACCATTGAAGACCTGAGAAATTGTGTTCATTACGGAATAGATTACATCAAAAAGCAGAAAGATGTTGTGGATGCGGAGATATTCGCTTCATGGAATGAACAGATAACCATGCGGTTAAATTATACTTCCGACATCCCCTGTAACGGCGTCCATGAACCAAAATCAATCCAAATGAACGGTATTGGTTTGCTGGTTGTTTTTAAAACAGGAAAAGAAATAAAGACAGGCTATGGCAATGCCTCTGCCCTGACACCTAAAGGCATGGCGGAGGCATTCGGGAAGGCAAAAAGCAACAAAATACAAGACCCGGACTTCAAATCCCTTCCAACACCCGCTGGTAAGCCAACTTTGGAAAATTACCATGATCCCGCTGTAATGGATATGGACGATGAAACGGTTGTAGATTTAGGCTGGCAGGGATTAAAGGGTTCACTGATGGAATACAGTCAAAGGCAGTTTGATAAATCAATTATCGTTGGCGGCGACATCACTATCCTTAAAGAACGGATGGCTATTGCCAGTACGAAAGGTATAGATGATTTCGACGAATCCACGATTCTTACGACAAGTATAACCTCTATGATTGAACAGGAAAAGGTCAAGGGTACCGGCTGGAATACAAGCACCCATTTGTCTGATTTTCTTCCCGAAGAGGCAGGACGCGAATCGGCTGAAAGTGCAATAAAAACTATTGGCGGCGAGAGGATTCCCTCCGGGACATATAATGTTATTTTCGGAAGGCAACCGGTAACCGACTTGTTTTCAAATATCATAATTCCGGCCTTAAGTCTCTCATCTGTTAATACGTCGGATACTCCTTTTCTCAGGAAATTAGGGAAAAAGGTCGCATCTGAATTGCTCAGCGTATATGATGACGGTACGATAAGAGGCGCCATCGGCAGCAGAAAAATCACGTGTGAAGGAATCCCTACCGGAAAAACAGACCTGATATACAATGGTCACCTTGCAGGTTTTCTTGCCAATAATTACCTTTCAAGAAAACTGGAAGACAGATTTGCTTCGTTTATTCCACGAAATGGATTCCGATATCAGAAAAGTGGCAGAAACCACAGCGTACCGCCAGGCATATACCCAACGAATATTGTTATAGAAGGCAGGGAAGAAACAGACAGCCAGTCGCTTTTATCAAAAATATACGATGGTATCTATATTGGCAGAATCTGGTATACGTATCCCATAAATGGTCTTGCTGCAGGAGATTTTACGAGTACCATCGTTGCCGATTCATATTTAGTGAGAGAAGGAAAAATTGCCAGACCCCTGAAGCCTAACACTGTAAGGATAAACTGCAACATAAGGGATATACTGAATAACATCGTAGCCATTTCAAAAGACAAGAAACAAACAATTGTCTGGGGAGGCGATGAGGTCGTGCTTGCACCGGAAATAGCAGTTCAGGGTGTTACGTTAGATACCATCGTATCTAACAGATGAGAGAAGAGTGCCAAAAGTTGGGCAGTATTAAAACCTTTTCCAAAGCCTTACGTAAAGTGGACTTCCAGACTCTATAAAAAATATTTTTGCTGAAGAAGTAATAAACACCAAGATAGGGGCGGGTTTCAAACCAGCCTCTACTCACGAATTAGCAGGCATCAAGAAGGGAGGTGTATTAAAGGGAAGTTTTTTTATAAATTTACTGTATTTCTTTCATAAACTTTAAAAGGAGATTAATCATGCGAGCAAAAGTAGATCCAGATATTTGTACCGGCTGTGAATTGTGCGTGCAGACGTGTCCGGAGATTTTCCATATGGAAGGTGATTTGGCTGTAGCCAAAGATGTTGATGTACCACCAGAAACCCAGGATACCTGCAGGCAGGCTGCTGAAGAATGCCCGGTAGAAGCAATTATAATTAGTGAATAATTCATGATGTAAATGGAAAAGACCTTAAATATCTTATGTTAATATTTAAGGTCTTTTTATTTTTTAAACATCCAGAAGCGGCCTTCTGCCAATCCTTCTTCTCCTCTTCAATATTGCACGACCGCCTTTCGTTCTCATTCGTTTCCTGAAACCGCACATTCTCTTATGTTTTATAGAACTTTTTCTCGTCTTAACCTTCATAGTACTTTCCCTCCTTAAAATTTACCCATTATACCCATAATAATTTTTCAGAGACTTTATCAGCAATGATAATTCTTCGTTTGGCTGCATCGTTACAAAACCTGAACTATCACTACCATACTTTGATACGTTGATTACATTGAATAGTAAGGCTTTTTATAATACCAACTAGATTATTCTTCTGTCAATATATTTCAGGATAACAGTTAAATTACAAATATTCATAAATTTAGAATTCTAAAAGTGTTAAATTCGTATTGACATTGTTCATTTGAATTGATAATATGACCGAAAACTAATCATAACTATCATCCCCGGAAGTCAGTTAAGACCAGGAATATATCTTTTATTATCTATATTACGGGCGGTGGCACTGGCTTTTAGTACACTTTCATTATGAATTCATCCATAAGAAATCACCGCTTATATATTTATTGAGATAAAAAGGAGAGATTGTAATGCAAACAACGACAAAAAGAGACCTATGTGAAAAGATTGCCAGGAGAACAGACAACACGCATATGATCGTAAAAAAAACAATACAAATGTTTTTGGACGAGATCATATCAGAACTCGCACAGGGTAATCGCATCGAGTTGCGTGATTTCGGGGTCTTTGAAATACGGCAGCGTGCGGCCAGAAAGGCCAGGAATCCAAGGACAGGAGAAGTAGCTTTTGTACCTTCCAAAAATGTAGTAGTGTTTAAGGTTGGTAAATTAATGCGGGAAAAGGTCGGAAATACCGTAAAAACAGAAACCCATCCTTCCCAGGAAGCTTAATGAGCAGTTTTAAAACATGTTTCAGCAAAGAGATAGTATCGAAAAAGGAATAATAAAATACGTATATGGTAATCGTGCAGGGGTAGAGATAATAAACCCTGACTCAACGAACTGTAAAAGCTGCGGCATTTGCGTAGGTATCGAAACCGGGCAAAACCTATTGGAAGTAGACGCGGTACCCCATATAAGTGTGGGGCAGCAGGTAACAGTTCAGATATCTGAAAATTCTCCTTATAAAAGCATGATATTAATATTCATTCTGCCTATTCTCAGCTTATTAACCGGCAGTATACTTGGCCAAAAAATCCGGTTTCTCTATCCTGGTTCTGAAAATCTCCGAATGATATGCTTTAGTCTTATCTTTTTTCTGTTGTACATTGCATCGATAAGTCTCTATGATAAAAAAATGAGAAGCCAAAAACATCTGCACCGGAAAATCATATCAATAGATGCACCCTAACTATCTGATACACCGCCGGCAAGGTTCATTAGCCACTGGAAATAACACTATCACTTATTCCATCGCAAGTTTGGTTCACGTGCAGCCTTAACTTCGTCGGGGCGACCTATGGTTGTGGTGGTTGGTGAATCCCTTAACACCTCGGGCTGACGCTCAGCATCAACTGCTATTTGAATCATGGCATCCGCAAAGGCATCCAATGTCTCACGCGATTCTGTCTCCGTAGGTTCAATCATTAACGCCTCTTCAACAATCAGCGGAAAGTAAATCGTAGGAGCATGGAATCCGTAATCAAGAAGCCTTTTGGCAATATCCAAAGCTGAAACACCTTTGGTCTTTTGTTTTACCGCCGAGAGGACAAATTCATGCATACAGGTCTTCCCATAAGGAACATCGTAATATTTTTCAAGCTTATACCTCAAGTAGTTGGCGTTTAATACAGCATATTCACTAACCCTGCCAAGACCTTCCTTCCCTAAAGATAAAAGATATGTATAGGTCCTTATCATCATTCCTGTATGACCATAAAAAGCTCTGACCCTTCCGATCGAATCCGGGTACTCATATTTTAAAATATATTTTTTCTCCGGGTCCGTTTCTGTACTACCAATGGTAACCCTTTCCTCCGTTTCTATCCTTGGAATGGGTAAGAATGTTTTTAGTTCCTCAGTAACACCAATAGGGCCGGCGCCCGGACCTCCCCCCCCGTGTGGCGTAGAAAAAGTCTTGTGGAGGTTCAGGTGAAGGATATCTATACCCATATCCCCCGGTCTTGCTATGCCCAGCAGTGCATTCATATTGGCCCCGTCACAGTAAACAAGTCCCCCTGCATCATGAGCAATCCTGCAGATATCAAGGATATCTTTTTCAAATAAACCAAGGGTATTAGGATTGGTAATCATTATCGCCGCTGTATCACGGGTAAAAACCTCTTTGAGTTTTTTCAGATCGATAAGGCCATCAGCAGCAGACCGGACCGACTCCACTTCATAACCACAAAGAGCGGCAGAGGCAGGATTTGTGCCATGTGCCGAGTCAGGTATAACAATCTTGTGTCTTTTTTCCCCCTTTTTCTCCAGATAGGCACGGATTATCAGCATCCCTGTTAGTTCACCATGCGCGCCTGCTGCCGGTTGCAAAGTAAAAGCCGGCATCCCGGTAATATCTTTGAGCATCTGCTCAAGGCCGTATAATAATTTCAGGATCCCCTGACATTGCCCTGCCGGCTGATACGGATGTAATTTTGTAAATCCATCCAGCCTTGCTGTTTCTTCGTTAGTCCTGGGATTATATTTCATGGTACAGGAACCGAGAGGATAAAAATTCGTATCAACACAATAATTTTTTTGAGAGAGTCTGGTAAAGTGCCGCACAACATCGATCTCCGAGACCTCCGGCAATCTGGCTTCATTATTCCTCATCATATCTTGCGGCAGGAGATCTATTACAGGTTTAACCGGTACATCACAGGATGGAAGAATAAAGCATCGCCTGCCCGGAGAGGTTTTCTCAAAAATGAGTGGTTCAGTCTGATTCATTCTCATTACCTTCGTTCTCATGGAATTTAAATGAGGCTGCCTTTTTAAGCAACTTTTTCATTTCACGGCACATGGCGGTTAAAAACAACCCCCTAACCCCCTTTATTAAGGGGGAATTCCTCTAGTCCCCCTTAACAAAGGAGGTTGTCTGACATATAACACATAGATTGAAGCTTGCGACTTCGTGACGTTTCACTCACTACGTGCTTTGAAATTCATAAGCATTTAATTAGGCATTCGGCAACTTACATACCTTTTTCACATCGGGCCACCCCTTCATCTTCGCCGGGCGGGGACAGATATTATCCCTCTCGCTGAGGGAATTAAGGGGGGGTTACAAGTTTGTAACTCCGATACAATCAAATCAGGCTAGATATTACCTAGCTCAGTAACCAAACGGTCGATTGATTCTTTGGTTTTTGTCTCTGTTACGCAGAAAAGCATACAATTATCCATATCGGGATAAAATCCTGAAAGGTCTAATCCCCCGACAATCCCCTTTTTTAACAGATACTCATTTACCTCGCAGACACGGAGATTGCCCTGAAACCGTATGACAAATTCATGGAAAAAAGGTTTTTTTAAAATTGGTTTGATAATATCCAGGGTACACAGCCTCTCATAGGCGTAATGACTTTTTTGTATATTGAGATTAGCCAGCTCTTTCATGCCTGCCCTTCCCAATGCACACAGATAAATGCACGCCCTCAGTGCAAGCAGTGCCTGATTGGTACAAATGTTGGAAGTGGCCTTCTGCCTCCGGATATGTTGCTCCCTGGCCTGCAGTGTGAGGACAAAGCACCTTCTGCCCTTAGTATCAACAGTCTCACCCGCAACCCTTCCGGGCATCTTACGTAAAAACTCTTTTTTAACCGTAAAGAAACCCAAATACGGCCCCCCGTAATTCAGATAATTTCCCAGCACCTGTGCCTCCCCAACAGCTATATCGGCGTTATATTCCCCCGGTGGTTTTAGTATTCCAAGGGAAACCGGATTTACGCAGGCAATAAATAGCGCACCGTACCTGTGGGCAATATCAGAAAGGGCTTCCATCTCCTCAATACAGCCGAAAAAGTTTGGGTTCTGAACAAGCACGGCAGCCGTGTTATTGTCTATAATTTTCTTCAACTGGTCCTTGTTCGTTATCCCCTCAGGTGTATTTATTTCAATAAGTTCCGCAGGAAACCCTTTTAAATAAGTTCCAATCACATGCCGGTATTCCGGATGGATTGCCCCCGAAATAATAATTTTATTTTTCTCATTCAGCCGCAAGGAAAGGAGCGCAGCCTCTGCCAGAGCAGTAGAACCGTCATAGAGAGAGGCGTTCGAGACATCCATGCCAGTCAACTCACACATTAACGACTGGAATTCATAAATTACCTGAAGAGTACCCTGACTCACCTCTGGCTGATAAGGGGTGTAACAGGTATAAAATTCACTCCTTGACGCCAGATGGTCGACAACCGATGGAATAAAATGTTCATAGGCGCCTGCACCTAAAAAAGAAAGATATTTCTCTGTATTCAGATTTTTTTCACTGAGGCCCTTGACAATTCTTAATACCTCTGGCTCTGTAAGACCCCCACGGAGTGTTAATGAATACTTCCGGAGTGATTCAGGGATATCGTCAAGAAGCGCTTCAAATGATGATACGCCCATCTCTCCGAGCATTATCTCTTTATCACGTTCAGTATTCGGAATATAATCCATTGCGTCACCACAACAGGAACGATCAATATAAGGCAATTAAATTAAGTCTTCGGCAATTTTACCTGTTTTAGCAAAAAATCCAAATGCAGGGTGGGCTCGGCCCACCAAAAAATAATCACCATAACTAACGAAACGGTAATTGGCAGGCGATGCCTTGCCCTACATGTTGTAAAGTGGAACAACATCATTGCAAGGAGCACATTCGTTTTTACTCAATGTAAACTCTGCAACGAAGCAATCTCCTCCAAACCGGATTATTCTTTAATCAGCTCAAATCCCATGGTATTCCTGGACAGATTTAACATCCAGGCTTCCGTTCCTTAATGCCTCAATAGCCTTAACAGCAGCCACGGCTCCGGCAACCGTTGTAAAATAAGGCACATGGTGAATAAGGGCTGTACGCCGTATGGAATAGGATGCCTTCTGGGCAGCTTTACCTTCTATCGTATTAATAACAAGTTGAACCTCATTATTTTTAATATGGTCAACGATATTAGGCCGCCCTTCAATTACTTTTAAAACTGGTGTAACGGAAATATTATGTCCAAAGAGTACCTTTGCCGTACCCTGGGTAGCAACAATCCTGAAACCCATTTGTAAGAGCTTCTTTGAAATGGATACCATAGACCTTTTATCCCTGTCTCTTACACTGATAAAAACCGTTCCTGTCAACGGGAGGCCGACATCCGCAGCGATTTGCGATTTGGCATAAGCCCGGCCAAAATCCATATCCATCCCCATCACTTCACCGGTTGATTTCATTTCGGGTCCCAATATCGTATCAACCCCTTTAAATTTTAAAAACGGAAAAACGGCCTCTTTTACAGCAACATGCTTAAACTCCCTGTTCGTGGGAATATTTAATTCACTAAGTTTTTCCCCTGCGATTACCTTTGCAGCAATCTTGGCCAGTGGAATACCTATCGCTTTACTCACAAAAGGTATCGTCCTTGATGCGCGGGGATTCACCTCCAGTACATATACTGTTTTGTCTTTCACTGCATACTGGATATTAATCAGTCCTCTCACATTTAAGGCCAAGGCAATAATCCGGGTCTGCCCTTTTAATTCGAGGATGACATCCTCTCCGATGGAATACGGCGGCAGGGAACATGCACTGTCCCCGGAATGGATACCAGCTTCTTCAATATGCTCCATTATGCCGCCGATAAAAACCTCTTCACCATCACAGACAGCATCCGTATCAATTTCAATGGCATCTTCCAGAAATTTATCGATTAAGACAGGATACTCCGGTGAAACCTGTACAGCATGCCTCACGTAGTCCTCCAGGCCCATTTCGTCATACACAATCTGCATAGCCCTCCCACCAAGAACATAGGAAGGCCGCAACAGCACCGGATATCCTATCTTGTCGGCAATCAGCTTTGCCTCTTCTGTTGAACGTGCACAACCATTTTCCGGTTGTTTTAATTTTAACCGATTCATTAAGGCTGCAAACCGTTCGCGGTCTTCGGCGATATCGATACTATCCGGCGAGGTACCCAGGATCCTTACCCCCTCTTTCTCTAAAGGTACAGCCAGTTTCAACGGCGTTTGTCCGCCGAACTGGACAATGACACCTTCGGGTTTTTCCTTATCGATAATCTCAAGCACATGCTCCAGCGTAAGCGGCTCAAAGTAAAGCCGGTCCGAAGTATCATAATCGGTACTTACCGTTTCCGGATTACAGTTAACCATGATAGTCTCATAACCCAGTTCTCTTAATGCAAAGACCCCGTGGACACAGCAGTAATCAAACTCAATACCCTGTCCGATTCGGTTCGGCCCGCTCCCCAGGATAATAATCTTCCTGTTCCCGGTAGGCTCCGCCTCGCACGAAGTTTCATAGGTAGAGTAAAGGTATGGGGTAAATGCCTTAAACTCTGCTGCACAGGTATCCACATGTTTATATACGGGTCTGACATCCTCTTTTTTACGGTATTCACGTATCGTTTTTTCGGTGACATTAAAGAGACAGCCAAGGTATTTATCAGAGTACCCATATTGTTTGGCTTCACGGAGTATCTCTCTGTCCAGTCTGAATATATCGTCATCCTGACCGTTTGCCGAATGCTCCTGTCTTATTTTGACCTCCAAATCTAATATCTGCTTTATATTATAAAGAAACCAACGGTCAATACGGGTCCATTTATATATATCCTCAATGCCCGCTCCAATCCGGATTGCATCGGCAATATGCCAGAGTCTGTCAGGATTCGGAACCATGAGCCTCTCTCTCAGGAATTCGTACCGCTGTTCGTCAGGCCAATTTTCACTTCCCGGAGGCCATAATGCATCAAATCCGTACCGTCCGGTCTCCAGGGAACAAATTGCCTTACCCACAGCCTCTTTAAAGGTACGGCCAATCGCCATAACCTCGCCAACGGATTTCATATGTATGGTAAGCTCCGGATCGGTATCCGGGAATTTCTCAAAATTAAATCTTGGAATTTTTACCACACAATAATCAATCATTGGTTCAAAACAGGCAGGGGTATAACGGGTAATGTCGTTGGGAATTTCATCGAGGGTATAGCCTACGGCAAGCTTTGCTGCAATTTTAGCAATAGGAAACCCCGTAGCTTTCGAGGCAAGCGCCGAACTCCTGGAAACCCGTGGATTCATCTCGATTGCCAGCATTTCACCGTTTTCGGGATTGACAGCAAACTGGACATTAGCTCCCCCCGTCTCAACCCCTATTTCCCTGATAATCTTAATTGCACCATCACGCATCCTTTGATATTCCATATCGGTAAGAGTTTGCGCCGGAGCTACGGTAATGCTGTCGCCGGTATGAACACCCATTGGATCAAAATTTTCAATAGAACAGACAATGACAACATTATCCTTTCTATCACGCATTACTTCCAATTCATATTCTTTCCATCCGAGGACAGAACGCTCTATGAGTACTTCGTGAACGGGACTGGCTTCGAGAGCTGCCCTGATATACTCCTTATACTCTTCAATATTATAAGCAGCATTTCCGCCGGTCCCTCCCAAAGTAAACGAGGGACGGATAATTGCGGGAAACCCTATCTTTTCAATAATCACCATCGCTTCATCATATGAACGGGCGTAACCACTCTCGGGTACAGAAATGCCGATCCGTTTCATAGCGGATTTGAACAACGACCGGTCTTCCGCCTTCTTAATAGCCTCTAATTTAGCACCGATCATCTCTACCTTGTATACGTCAAGTATCCCCTTTTCTGCAAGACCCACAGCAGTATTCAAACCTGTCTGCCCGCCTAAGGTGGGAAGCAATGCCTGCGGACGCTCTTTTGCAATGATCTTTGCTATCATGTCGGGAATGATTGGTTCGATGTATGTCTTATCCGCAATCTCCGGATCTGTCATAATCGTTGCAGGATTGCTGTTTACAAGGATAACTTTGTATCCCTCTTCACGGAGTGCTTTGCAGGCCTGAGTACCTGAGTAATCAAATTCACAGGCCTGGCCGATAACGATCGGACCGGAACCAATAATGAGAATTTTTTTAATATCTGTTCTCTTGGGCATCTTTAATGCCTCATCATTTCTATAAACTGGTCAAATAAATATTGTGCATCATGCGGGCCTGGCGACGCCTCCGGATGATATTGTATGGAAAAGGCTGGAATGGAACAGCATTTCAATCCCTCTACCGATTTATCATTAAGGTTCAGATGGGTAACCTCTACATCCCCATATGCCGTTTTCTTTACCGTACCCTCAGATAGATTTTCAACAGCAAAACTATGGTTTTGGGCAGTAATTTCCACTTTTCCGGTAGCCAAATCCATCACAGGCTGATTGCCACCGTGATGTCCGAATTTAAGTTTATATGTCTTAAGCCCAAGGGTGAGCGCCAGCAACTGATGGCCAAGGCAAATTCCAAAAACCGGTTTTTTCCCCAATAAACCCTTAATATTCTCAACCATATATGGAACTGCCGCGGGGTCTCCCGGACCGTTTGAGACCACAACACCATCGGGATGCATATCCAAAACAGCCTGGGGTGAGGTATGGGCAGGAACCACTCTTACAGAACAATCAATATTGCTCAGGCTTCTCAGAATATTGTATTTTACACCACAATCATAGACAATGACCTTATACCGCCCGGTACTTTCCGAACCTTTGCCATTCCCGTTCCAATCATAGAAGCCATCACATGTTACAGCCTTTACAAGGTCTGTTCCTGCAAGGTCAGGGAATGAACGTACCTTTTTTAAAAGACCGGATATATCATCATCTCCATGAGAAATAATACCCTGCTGGGCACCGCAATCTCTTATGTGCGTTGTGAGCGCCCTTGTATCTATCCCCTGAATACCAA is part of the Candidatus Jettenia sp. AMX2 genome and harbors:
- the gcvPA gene encoding aminomethyl-transferring glycine dehydrogenase subunit GcvPA, producing MDYIPNTERDKEIMLGEMGVSSFEALLDDIPESLRKYSLTLRGGLTEPEVLRIVKGLSEKNLNTEKYLSFLGAGAYEHFIPSVVDHLASRSEFYTCYTPYQPEVSQGTLQVIYEFQSLMCELTGMDVSNASLYDGSTALAEAALLSLRLNEKNKIIISGAIHPEYRHVIGTYLKGFPAELIEINTPEGITNKDQLKKIIDNNTAAVLVQNPNFFGCIEEMEALSDIAHRYGALFIACVNPVSLGILKPPGEYNADIAVGEAQVLGNYLNYGGPYLGFFTVKKEFLRKMPGRVAGETVDTKGRRCFVLTLQAREQHIRRQKATSNICTNQALLALRACIYLCALGRAGMKELANLNIQKSHYAYERLCTLDIIKPILKKPFFHEFVIRFQGNLRVCEVNEYLLKKGIVGGLDLSGFYPDMDNCMLFCVTETKTKESIDRLVTELGNI
- the carB gene encoding carbamoyl-phosphate synthase large subunit, with the translated sequence MPKRTDIKKILIIGSGPIVIGQACEFDYSGTQACKALREEGYKVILVNSNPATIMTDPEIADKTYIEPIIPDMIAKIIAKERPQALLPTLGGQTGLNTAVGLAEKGILDVYKVEMIGAKLEAIKKAEDRSLFKSAMKRIGISVPESGYARSYDEAMVIIEKIGFPAIIRPSFTLGGTGGNAAYNIEEYKEYIRAALEASPVHEVLIERSVLGWKEYELEVMRDRKDNVVIVCSIENFDPMGVHTGDSITVAPAQTLTDMEYQRMRDGAIKIIREIGVETGGANVQFAVNPENGEMLAIEMNPRVSRSSALASKATGFPIAKIAAKLAVGYTLDEIPNDITRYTPACFEPMIDYCVVKIPRFNFEKFPDTDPELTIHMKSVGEVMAIGRTFKEAVGKAICSLETGRYGFDALWPPGSENWPDEQRYEFLRERLMVPNPDRLWHIADAIRIGAGIEDIYKWTRIDRWFLYNIKQILDLEVKIRQEHSANGQDDDIFRLDREILREAKQYGYSDKYLGCLFNVTEKTIREYRKKEDVRPVYKHVDTCAAEFKAFTPYLYSTYETSCEAEPTGNRKIIILGSGPNRIGQGIEFDYCCVHGVFALRELGYETIMVNCNPETVSTDYDTSDRLYFEPLTLEHVLEIIDKEKPEGVIVQFGGQTPLKLAVPLEKEGVRILGTSPDSIDIAEDRERFAALMNRLKLKQPENGCARSTEEAKLIADKIGYPVLLRPSYVLGGRAMQIVYDEMGLEDYVRHAVQVSPEYPVLIDKFLEDAIEIDTDAVCDGEEVFIGGIMEHIEEAGIHSGDSACSLPPYSIGEDVILELKGQTRIIALALNVRGLINIQYAVKDKTVYVLEVNPRASRTIPFVSKAIGIPLAKIAAKVIAGEKLSELNIPTNREFKHVAVKEAVFPFLKFKGVDTILGPEMKSTGEVMGMDMDFGRAYAKSQIAADVGLPLTGTVFISVRDRDKRSMVSISKKLLQMGFRIVATQGTAKVLFGHNISVTPVLKVIEGRPNIVDHIKNNEVQLVINTIEGKAAQKASYSIRRTALIHHVPYFTTVAGAVAAVKAIEALRNGSLDVKSVQEYHGI
- the carA gene encoding glutamine-hydrolyzing carbamoyl-phosphate synthase small subunit; the protein is MGKKRAMLVLSDGTIFTGYPLGASGEAIGEIVFNTSTTGYQEILTDPSYKGQMVVMTYPLIGNYGINEDDNESCKPFLEGFIIKECSPFPSNWRSQLGLNEFLKRNGIVGIQGIDTRALTTHIRDCGAQQGIISHGDDDISGLLKKVRSFPDLAGTDLVKAVTCDGFYDWNGNGKGSESTGRYKVIVYDCGVKYNILRSLSNIDCSVRVVPAHTSPQAVLDMHPDGVVVSNGPGDPAAVPYMVENIKGLLGKKPVFGICLGHQLLALTLGLKTYKLKFGHHGGNQPVMDLATGKVEITAQNHSFAVENLSEGTVKKTAYGDVEVTHLNLNDKSVEGLKCCSIPAFSIQYHPEASPGPHDAQYLFDQFIEMMRH